The DNA region TGATATTGTAGTTCAATTGTGGATACGACTGACCATAACGATGGTTCGGATCAGTTCCTGACTGGCTTACAGGAACTGAGTTGGACCGGGTCATGGAGAGGAGCTGTTACTCAGCCGTTTGGACCAGACTGTGGTCTCCATGGATTCACTGAGGAGGAATCTGACTGCAGTGACTCAGCCTGAATCATTGATTATCTGGAGGGGAAGCTTCCAGATTCCACATTCTCTGGAAAAACTGAGTTTACGATTTCACTGTTAATTCAAATCATAAACAGCTGCTTATATTACAAACTTCCTGGAGGAAATCCAACCTCCGGGTACGTGTCAGTTCACACAGATGgattgtgtttctgtctgtggGGTTTTCCACTCTTGGGAAAACTACCCTGAAGTTTGTCAAATACTGAGAAGTTTCAGGGTTTTACTTTAGTTTCATAATCATATTTATGAAACCTAATTAAGTCTTCCCTGTGCTTCCAGGTGGCCTCCATCTGATTGGTTCGTCTCAGCCAATCGTAGCTGCTCCTGGAGATGACGTCGTCCTCCCGTGTCGGGTGGATCCCGAGTGGGACGCCGTGGGGAAGACGGTGGAGTGGTCCCGACCGGACCTGAGGCCGTCCGGCCCTCAGAAGCGTGTGGAGTACGTGTTCGTGTACCGCTTCAAGAAGACGGACCGAGACATGATGATGGACACGTACATCCAGAGGACGTCTCTGTCCCAGGACGGCCTGAGGCGAGGAGACGTGTCTCTGACCATCAGGAACGTCAGCCTGCAGGACCACGGCAGGTTCCGATGTTTCATCCCACGCCTCAGGATAGAAGCAGAACTTCTGCTTGTTGTTGGTGAGAAATGGGTCCAAACTGCAGGTTCTGATCCGGATCTGTTGGGGTTTTTCTAATCAGTCCTGTTATTGTTGCTGTTTCAGATCCAAACTTTGTTTCAACAACGACAACAGAGTCGGTTCATCCCAGAAACCTCATCAGTCCGACGCCACAGGAGGAAACCGTGACGAACGGTGAGTCAGCAGGTCCAAAGCGTCTCAGAATCACTTGTGAACCTGAATGTTTTCAGTTAActaatttggactttttttgtttctgtttcaggtcATTTTACCAGATTCCATCTTTGCCTAATTGTTTTTTCATTCTTCATCATTTGTCTGGGTCTGGTTTCCTTTTGTGTCGCAAGGAAATCCAAACAAATACAGGAAGTCAAATTTGGACCAGTCTCCATGGAGACATGAGGGAATTTGACAGAAGTCAAATTTGACTCAGAAGTCAAATTTGACTCACTTCCTGTATTTCTTTGGatgaagtcaaatttcataatatatttttatggagAGAATATATTACTTTCATGCAGAATATATTGAAAGtaatatattttccaaaatatattCCGTCTCCAGGTAAATGTACCTGGAGACGGAATATATTTTTTACGCATTTTTTTAGACTGTCACTACGTGTTATGAGACATGtaatctgtaaaaaagaaaaaagctcctctgctttctcccagtgataactagaaacaaccaatcattgccaggaggcgggtcttagcgctgtcaatcaccctcctTGCTTTCTGAGTTGAGaactaaacattttgttttaatattaactcattttattatttcacaagtAAAGGCCTCAGTACTTCCTGTCTGCTGGTCAGAAGGTTGGTCACTCTGTCACAAGTCGGCCATGTGTTGATGCTGATGGCAGGAACTTCCTTCCTC from Xiphophorus maculatus strain JP 163 A chromosome 14, X_maculatus-5.0-male, whole genome shotgun sequence includes:
- the LOC111610901 gene encoding uncharacterized protein LOC111610901 translates to MMMDTYIQRTSLSQDGLRRGDVSLTIRNVSLQDHGRFRCFIPRLRIEAELLLVVDPNFVSTTTTESVHPRNLITPTPQQETVRNGSSSLAWTCSWSLMFSSWIFTFCFYWTLVRGGLHLIGSSQPIVAAPGDDVVLPCRVDPEWDAVGKTVEWSRPDLRPSGPQKRVEYVFVYRFKKTDRDMMMDTYIQRTSLSQDGLRRGDVSLTIRNVSLQDHGRFRCFIPRLRIEAELLLVVDPNFVSTTTTESVHPRNLISPTPQEETVTNGHFTRFHLCLIVFSFFIICLGLVSFCVARKSKQIQEVKFGPVSMET